One stretch of Odocoileus virginianus isolate 20LAN1187 ecotype Illinois chromosome 26, Ovbor_1.2, whole genome shotgun sequence DNA includes these proteins:
- the ACTR8 gene encoding actin-related protein 8 isoform X1 gives MVDQAIWSKKMSNGTRRIPVSPEQARSYNKQMRPAILDHCSGNKWTNTSHHPEFLVGEEALYVNPLDCYNIHWPIRRGQLNIHPGPGGSLTAVLADIEVIWSHAIQKYLEIPLKDLKYYRCILLIPDIYNKQHVKELVNMILMKMGFSGIVAHQESVCATFGSGLSSTCIVDVGDQKTSVCCVEDGVSHRNTRLCLAYGGSDVSRCFYWLMQRAGFPYRECQLTNKMDCLLLQHLKETFCHLDQDISGLQDHEFQIRHPDSPALLYQFRLGDEKLQAPMALFYPATFGIVGQKMTTLQHRSQGDPEDPHDEQYLLATQSKQEQSAKATADRKSASKPIGFEGDLRGQSSDLPERLHSQEVDLGPSQGDCLMAGNDSEEALTALMSRKTAISLFEGKALGLDKAILHSIDCCSSDETKKKMYSSILVVGGGLMFHKAQEFLQHRILNKMPPSFRRIIENVDVITRPKDMDPRLIAWKGGAVLACLDTTQELWIYQREWQRFGVRMLRERAAFVW, from the exons ATGGTGGATCAAGCAATATGGTCTAAAAAGATGTCAAATGGTACAAGACGGATTCCTGTATCCCCTGAGCAG GCACGTTCCTACAACAAGCAGATGCGACCTGCTATTTTAGATCACTGCTCTGGAAATAAGTGGACAAACACATCTCATCACCCTGAGTTTTTGGTGGGAGAAGAG GCCCTGTACGTTAATCCTTTGGACTGTTACAATATTCACTGGCCTATCAGAAGAGGCCAGTTAAATATTCATCCAGGGCCTGGGGGCTCTCTCACAGCTGTTCTGGCCGATATTGAAGTCATATGGTCTCATGCAATACAAAAATACTTGGAAATCCCACTGAAAGATTTAAAG tATTATAGATGTATCTTGTTAATTCCTGATATCTATAATAAACAGCATGTGAAAGAATTAGTGAATATGATCCTAATGAAGATGGGTTTTTCAG GGATCGTGGCCCATCAGGAGTCTGTGTGCGCCACCTTTGGAAGTGGCTTGAGCAGCACATGTATCGTGGATGTCGGAGACCAGAAGACAAGTGTGTGCTGTGTGGAGGATGGGGTCTCTCATCGGAACACTCG GCTCTGTCTGGCATATGGTGGATCTGATGTGTCAAGATGCTTTTACTGGCTGATGCAACGAGCTGGTTTCCCTTACAGAGAATGCCAGTTAACAAATAAAATGGATTGCCTTCTTCTGCAGCACCTTAAAGAAACCTTTTGTCATTTGGATCAG GACATCTCTGGGCTTCAAGACCATGAGTTTCAGATTCGACATCCAGATTCCCCTGCCCTTCTTTACCAGTTTCGATTGGGAGATGAGAAACTCCAG GCGCCAATGGCTTTGTTTTACCCAGCAACTTTTGGGATCGTTGGACAGAAAATGACGACTTTACAGCACAGATCCCAGGGTGACCCTGAGGATCCTCACGATGAACAGTACCTGCTGGCCACGCAGAGCAAGCAGGAACAG TCTGCGAAGGCTACTGCTGACCGGAAGTCTGCATCCAAACCCATTGGATTCGAAGGGGACCTTCGTGGCCAGTCCTCTGACCTTCCAGAAAGACTGCATTCTCAGGAGGTGGATCTGGGACCCTCCCAAGGAGACTGTTTGATGGCTGGCAATGATTCTGAGGAGGCTCTCACTGCACTGATGTCCAGGAAGACTGCCATCTCGCTGTTTGAAGGGAAAGCCCTGGGACTGGATAAAGCCATCCTCCATAGCATAGACTGCTGTT CATCTGATGAAACCAAAAAGAAGATGTACAGCTCCATCCTGGTGGTGGGAGGTGGTTTGATGTTTCATAAAGCCCAAGAATTTCTGCAGCACAGAATTCTCAATAAAATGCCACCTTCATTCAGGCGAATTATTGAAAATGTGGATGTGATCACAAGGCCCAAG GACATGGATCCCCGGCTGATTGCCTGGAAAGGAGGGGCAGTGTTGGCTTGTTTGGATACCACACAGGAACTGTGGATTTATCAGAGAGAGTGGCAGCGCTTTGGCGTCCGCATGCTACGAGAGCGGGCTGCTTTTGTGTGGTGA
- the ACTR8 gene encoding actin-related protein 8 isoform X2: protein MTQAEKGEAENGKEKGGEKEKEQRGVKRPIVPALVPESLQEQIQSNFIVVIHPGSTTLRIGRATDTLPASIPHVIARRHKQQGQPLYKDNWLLREGLNKPESNEQRQNGLKMVDQAIWSKKMSNGTRRIPVSPEQARSYNKQMRPAILDHCSGNKWTNTSHHPEFLVGEEALYVNPLDCYNIHWPIRRGQLNIHPGPGGSLTAVLADIEVIWSHAIQKYLEIPLKDLKYYRCILLIPDIYNKQHVKELVNMILMKMGFSGIVAHQESVCATFGSGLSSTCIVDVGDQKTSVCCVEDGVSHRNTRLCLAYGGSDVSRCFYWLMQRAGFPYRECQLTNKMDCLLLQHLKETFCHLDQDISGLQDHEFQIRHPDSPALLYQFRLGDEKLQAPMALFYPATFGIVGQKMTTLQHRSQGDPEDPHDEQYLLATQSKQEQSAKATADRKSASKPIGFEGDLRGQSSDLPERLHSQEVDLGPSQGDCLMAGNDSEEALTALMSRKTAISLFEGKALGLDKAILHSIDCCSSDETKKKMYSSILVVGGGLMFHKAQEFLQHRILNKMPPSFRRIIENVDVITRPKDMDPRLIAWKGGAVLACLDTTQELWIYQREWQRFGVRMLRERAAFVW from the exons CAAATCCAGAGCAACTTCATCGTTGTCATACATCCAGGTTCCACAACTCTGAGGATTGGTCGAGCCACAGACACACTTCCTGCCAGCATTCCTCACGTCATTGCACGAAGACACAAACAACAAGGGCAGCCGCTGTACAAGGACAACTGGCTCCTAAGAGAGGGACTGAAT AAACCTGAAAGTAATGAACAAAGGCAAAATGGCCTTAAAATGGTGGATCAAGCAATATGGTCTAAAAAGATGTCAAATGGTACAAGACGGATTCCTGTATCCCCTGAGCAG GCACGTTCCTACAACAAGCAGATGCGACCTGCTATTTTAGATCACTGCTCTGGAAATAAGTGGACAAACACATCTCATCACCCTGAGTTTTTGGTGGGAGAAGAG GCCCTGTACGTTAATCCTTTGGACTGTTACAATATTCACTGGCCTATCAGAAGAGGCCAGTTAAATATTCATCCAGGGCCTGGGGGCTCTCTCACAGCTGTTCTGGCCGATATTGAAGTCATATGGTCTCATGCAATACAAAAATACTTGGAAATCCCACTGAAAGATTTAAAG tATTATAGATGTATCTTGTTAATTCCTGATATCTATAATAAACAGCATGTGAAAGAATTAGTGAATATGATCCTAATGAAGATGGGTTTTTCAG GGATCGTGGCCCATCAGGAGTCTGTGTGCGCCACCTTTGGAAGTGGCTTGAGCAGCACATGTATCGTGGATGTCGGAGACCAGAAGACAAGTGTGTGCTGTGTGGAGGATGGGGTCTCTCATCGGAACACTCG GCTCTGTCTGGCATATGGTGGATCTGATGTGTCAAGATGCTTTTACTGGCTGATGCAACGAGCTGGTTTCCCTTACAGAGAATGCCAGTTAACAAATAAAATGGATTGCCTTCTTCTGCAGCACCTTAAAGAAACCTTTTGTCATTTGGATCAG GACATCTCTGGGCTTCAAGACCATGAGTTTCAGATTCGACATCCAGATTCCCCTGCCCTTCTTTACCAGTTTCGATTGGGAGATGAGAAACTCCAG GCGCCAATGGCTTTGTTTTACCCAGCAACTTTTGGGATCGTTGGACAGAAAATGACGACTTTACAGCACAGATCCCAGGGTGACCCTGAGGATCCTCACGATGAACAGTACCTGCTGGCCACGCAGAGCAAGCAGGAACAG TCTGCGAAGGCTACTGCTGACCGGAAGTCTGCATCCAAACCCATTGGATTCGAAGGGGACCTTCGTGGCCAGTCCTCTGACCTTCCAGAAAGACTGCATTCTCAGGAGGTGGATCTGGGACCCTCCCAAGGAGACTGTTTGATGGCTGGCAATGATTCTGAGGAGGCTCTCACTGCACTGATGTCCAGGAAGACTGCCATCTCGCTGTTTGAAGGGAAAGCCCTGGGACTGGATAAAGCCATCCTCCATAGCATAGACTGCTGTT CATCTGATGAAACCAAAAAGAAGATGTACAGCTCCATCCTGGTGGTGGGAGGTGGTTTGATGTTTCATAAAGCCCAAGAATTTCTGCAGCACAGAATTCTCAATAAAATGCCACCTTCATTCAGGCGAATTATTGAAAATGTGGATGTGATCACAAGGCCCAAG GACATGGATCCCCGGCTGATTGCCTGGAAAGGAGGGGCAGTGTTGGCTTGTTTGGATACCACACAGGAACTGTGGATTTATCAGAGAGAGTGGCAGCGCTTTGGCGTCCGCATGCTACGAGAGCGGGCTGCTTTTGTGTGGTGA